In Patescibacteria group bacterium, a single window of DNA contains:
- a CDS encoding PHP domain-containing protein translates to MINQELAKIFYEIAEYLEMQGVSFKPYAYQKAALTLETLEESAEDIYHKDGLKGLEKIPGVGESIALKMEEYLKTGKIKYYQKLKKQTPVKIDELTAVEGMGPQKIKILYEKLKIKDLKDLEKAAQSHKIAPLFGFGEKTEKNILEGIEFLKRSKGRFLLGEILPMAKEIYQKLENLKEVEKVDMAGSLRRRQETIGDVDFLVISENPKKVMDFFVSLPGVIKVWGKGMTKASVRMNNGFDMDIRVVPKNSYGAALQYFTGSKDHNIVVRKIAMEKGLKLSEYGLFRGSKMIAGKTEEEIYKALNMNWIPPEMRENRGEIEAALKNNLPKIIDYNDIKGDLHCHSNWDGGENTILEMTDKAMEMGYEYIGISDHTKFLRIENGLDEKQLLKQHEEIEKLNSKFRPKADQPRAGKILTSTKVIVDEQNSKFRILHGCETNILNDGSVDIKDEVLKKLDFVIAGVHSNFKLSKEKMTARIIKAMKNPNIDIISHPTGRIIKKREEYQIDFNEILKAAKQTGTILEINAHPVRLDLNDQNIRRAKEMGVKMIINTDAHHRDQMKLMEFGIAQARRGWAEKKDIINTQPLEKLLEYLK, encoded by the coding sequence ATGATAAATCAAGAATTAGCAAAAATATTTTACGAAATTGCCGAATACCTTGAAATGCAAGGAGTGTCTTTTAAACCCTATGCTTATCAAAAAGCGGCCCTTACTTTGGAAACACTGGAAGAATCAGCGGAAGATATTTATCACAAAGACGGACTAAAAGGCTTGGAGAAAATTCCCGGAGTGGGCGAGAGTATTGCTTTGAAAATGGAAGAATATTTAAAAACAGGCAAAATAAAATATTATCAAAAATTAAAAAAACAAACACCGGTTAAAATAGATGAATTAACGGCGGTTGAAGGAATGGGTCCTCAAAAAATAAAAATACTTTACGAAAAATTAAAGATTAAAGATTTGAAAGATTTGGAAAAAGCGGCTCAGTCGCACAAAATCGCTCCGCTTTTCGGCTTTGGCGAAAAAACTGAAAAAAATATTTTGGAAGGAATTGAGTTTTTAAAAAGGAGTAAGGGGAGATTTCTTTTGGGGGAAATTTTGCCCATGGCCAAAGAAATTTATCAAAAATTGGAAAATTTAAAAGAAGTGGAAAAAGTGGACATGGCCGGTTCTTTGCGAAGAAGACAGGAAACCATCGGCGATGTTGATTTTTTGGTAATTTCGGAAAATCCAAAAAAAGTGATGGATTTTTTTGTTTCTTTGCCCGGAGTAATAAAAGTTTGGGGCAAAGGTATGACAAAAGCTTCAGTCAGAATGAATAACGGTTTTGATATGGATATTCGAGTTGTGCCAAAAAACAGTTATGGCGCGGCTCTTCAATATTTCACCGGTTCAAAAGATCATAATATTGTTGTCAGGAAAATAGCCATGGAAAAAGGATTAAAACTTTCCGAATACGGACTTTTTCGCGGTTCAAAAATGATTGCCGGAAAAACCGAAGAAGAAATTTATAAAGCTCTCAATATGAATTGGATACCCCCGGAGATGCGGGAAAACAGAGGAGAGATAGAGGCGGCTTTAAAAAATAATTTGCCGAAAATTATCGATTATAATGATATTAAGGGCGATTTGCATTGTCATTCCAATTGGGATGGCGGAGAAAATACGATTCTTGAAATGACTGATAAAGCCATGGAAATGGGTTATGAATATATTGGTATTTCCGATCACACAAAATTTTTAAGAATTGAAAATGGATTGGACGAGAAACAACTTTTAAAACAGCACGAAGAAATAGAAAAATTAAATTCCAAATTTCGGCCTAAGGCCGACCAGCCTCGGGCTGGCAAGATTCTTACCTCCACTAAAGTTATAGTGGATGAGCAAAATTCCAAATTCCGCATCTTGCACGGCTGCGAAACAAATATTTTAAATGACGGTTCAGTTGACATTAAAGATGAGGTTTTAAAGAAATTAGATTTTGTCATTGCCGGCGTTCATTCCAATTTTAAATTAAGCAAAGAAAAAATGACGGCCAGAATAATCAAGGCGATGAAAAATCCGAATATTGATATTATCTCGCATCCGACCGGCAGAATCATCAAGAAAAGAGAAGAGTATCAAATTGATTTTAACGAAATTTTAAAAGCGGCAAAACAAACAGGCACAATTTTGGAAATTAACGCTCATCCGGTGAGATTGGATTTAAACGATCAGAATATCCGCCGAGCAAAAGAAATGGGAGTAAAAATGATTATCAATACGGATGCGCATCACAGAGACCAGATGAAACTTATGGAATTCGGCATTGCTCAAGCCAGGCGAGGTTGGGCGGAGAAAAAAGATATAATCAATACTCAGCCGCTGGAAAAATTATTGGAATATCTAAAATAA
- a CDS encoding sodium-translocating pyrophosphatase, which produces MLITVFCISLTGLIVAFFLARFVLKSDQGSDKMQEIALAIKQGAMAFLKRQYSTIALITSLCAILIFCLYAFNDDLNLGVKTAIAFIAGAFCSGLAGFIGMYISVRANLRTAVASTKNVDLAVKMAMRGGAVSGILVVALSLLGVAGLFVLYGGLKNPEIVPLTIVGFGFGASLVALFAQLGGGIYTKAADVGADLVGKVEAGIPEDDIRNPAVIADLVGDNVGDCAGRGADLFESTAAENIGAMILGIALFPIFGLAGIIFPLVARAFGLIASIFGIMIVKVKGSEDPMKSLNRGFYLTAVLAAIGFGFATHWLLHSHWLLFFTCGLVGLLTGVAFLLITQYYTEYRYRPVKSIAQASTTGAATNIISGFAVALESTALPAVVISAALLGSYWLGKMSGLNQGGLYGTAIATMGMLSTAAYILAMDTFGPITDNAGGIVEMSQASPEVRKITDRLDSVGNTTKALTKGYAVGSAALAAFLLFSAFLTDAHLTSIDLAKPAVFTGGLLGAMLVFLFSSLAIRAVSRGAYYIINEVRDQFKKNPDIMKGLAKPDYARCVDITTKGALKEMILPGLVAILLPTLIGIIFKAEVIGAFLMVATIAGILLALVLNNGGGAWDNAKKFIEIGNLGGKGSDTHKATVVGDTVGDPFKDTAGPSLHVLIKLLSTLTLVLLPLFLLK; this is translated from the coding sequence ATGTTGATCACTGTATTTTGTATCAGTTTAACAGGCCTAATCGTTGCTTTTTTTCTAGCGCGCTTTGTTTTAAAAAGCGACCAAGGTTCGGATAAAATGCAAGAAATCGCTCTGGCTATCAAACAAGGAGCAATGGCATTTTTAAAAAGACAATATTCAACCATTGCTTTAATTACTTCTTTGTGCGCCATTTTAATTTTTTGCCTTTACGCGTTTAATGACGATCTTAATTTGGGAGTTAAAACAGCCATCGCTTTTATCGCCGGCGCGTTTTGTTCCGGCTTAGCCGGTTTTATCGGCATGTATATTTCAGTACGAGCCAATTTGCGCACTGCCGTCGCTTCCACGAAAAATGTTGATTTGGCGGTAAAAATGGCAATGCGAGGCGGCGCTGTTTCCGGAATTTTAGTCGTGGCTTTATCGCTTTTAGGCGTAGCCGGACTTTTTGTTTTATACGGCGGTTTAAAAAATCCTGAAATCGTTCCATTAACAATTGTCGGTTTTGGATTTGGCGCGTCACTGGTGGCGTTATTCGCTCAATTGGGCGGAGGAATTTACACCAAAGCGGCTGACGTCGGCGCTGATTTAGTCGGCAAAGTTGAAGCCGGCATTCCCGAAGACGATATCAGAAACCCGGCTGTTATCGCTGATTTGGTTGGTGATAATGTCGGAGATTGCGCAGGCCGCGGAGCGGATTTGTTTGAAAGCACGGCTGCGGAAAATATCGGCGCCATGATTTTAGGAATTGCTTTGTTCCCAATTTTCGGTTTAGCCGGAATCATTTTTCCTTTGGTTGCCCGCGCTTTCGGATTAATCGCTTCCATTTTTGGAATAATGATTGTAAAAGTTAAAGGCAGTGAAGATCCGATGAAATCTTTAAATCGCGGATTTTATTTAACCGCTGTTTTAGCGGCAATCGGTTTTGGTTTTGCCACTCATTGGCTCTTGCATTCACATTGGTTATTATTTTTCACTTGCGGCCTAGTCGGTCTATTGACCGGCGTCGCCTTTTTATTAATCACTCAATATTATACCGAATATCGTTATCGTCCTGTTAAATCAATTGCTCAAGCATCAACAACCGGAGCTGCGACAAATATTATTTCCGGTTTTGCTGTTGCTTTAGAAAGTACTGCTTTACCGGCTGTTGTAATCAGCGCCGCGCTTTTGGGTTCTTATTGGCTGGGAAAAATGTCAGGTTTGAATCAGGGCGGACTTTATGGCACGGCTATTGCCACAATGGGAATGTTATCTACTGCGGCTTATATTTTAGCCATGGACACTTTTGGTCCGATTACCGATAATGCCGGAGGAATTGTTGAAATGTCGCAAGCATCTCCTGAGGTGCGCAAAATTACCGATCGTTTGGATTCTGTCGGCAACACGACTAAAGCTTTAACAAAAGGTTATGCTGTCGGTTCTGCCGCATTGGCTGCGTTCTTGCTTTTTTCCGCTTTCTTAACCGACGCTCATTTAACAAGTATTGACTTGGCCAAACCGGCTGTTTTCACCGGCGGATTATTGGGAGCAATGTTGGTTTTCCTTTTTTCTTCTTTGGCTATTCGCGCAGTCAGCCGCGGTGCTTACTATATTATTAATGAAGTGCGTGATCAATTCAAAAAAAATCCGGATATTATGAAAGGTTTGGCTAAACCGGATTATGCTCGCTGCGTTGATATTACCACCAAGGGCGCTTTAAAAGAAATGATTTTACCTGGCTTGGTGGCGATTTTATTGCCGACTTTAATCGGTATTATTTTCAAAGCCGAAGTAATCGGCGCCTTTTTAATGGTTGCTACGATTGCCGGAATTTTATTGGCTTTGGTTTTAAATAACGGCGGCGGAGCTTGGGATAATGCGAAAAAATTCATTGAAATCGGAAATCTCGGCGGCAAAGGTTCAGACACGCACAAAGCCACAGTTGTCGGCGACACAGTCGGCGATCCATTTAAAGACACCGCCGGTCCTTCGCTTCATGTTTTGATTAAATTGCTTTCCACTCTAACTTTGGTTTTATTGCCTTTATTCTTATTGAAATAA
- a CDS encoding ABC transporter substrate-binding protein: MIKKIVQRLKNRFVAIPEFEHRIFKQIFNKKHPTLKQIKYVGRFLTIQEKRVVIVLTCLTLFSFIFLVGRFWFFNLQTKPISGGYYIEGSVSEPKFINPLLASDDMDLDLSRLIFSGLLEYNKNLELKPDLAENVSVSQDKKQYTVCLKKNIFWHDGEKLTPEDILFTFNLAQSDVSKSQFKSLIKESEAQQLDENCVQFKLKNPSDAFMSALALGILPKHIWQNITPEIFSQSEFNLKPIGSGPFQFKSLTQDRSNVIKVYTLERNEKFYGHVANLQEITFKIYSDFNQAAKALKNQEIIGLGYAPKKIRDEVSGLKNIKHYPLNLPYYTVIFFNLKDQNSPLKDKSVREALAYLTPKNQIFKNVLNEEGQIIDSAILPFSSAYNPNITKYSFNPSLAEKTLTQAGWQKNQRGIFEKNGQELEITLTTVSQPDLETTAKLIQTAWQDIGIKIKSITISPDQIAEVIKARNFQSFLYGVLANSDSDPYFLWHSSQIAPPGLNLSGFNNRKADELLEKAEKTKGNNLGKKYWGDFQEIIAENIPAVFLYNTTYSYLVDKKIKGIDINYIHRPSDRFINIENWYIKTKMVWK, from the coding sequence ATGATCAAAAAAATTGTACAAAGATTGAAAAATCGGTTTGTTGCTATTCCGGAATTTGAGCACCGAATTTTCAAACAAATATTCAATAAAAAACATCCGACTTTAAAACAAATAAAATATGTCGGGCGTTTTCTGACTATTCAAGAGAAAAGAGTTGTTATTGTTCTGACATGCCTGACTCTTTTTTCTTTTATTTTTCTTGTCGGGCGTTTTTGGTTTTTTAATTTACAAACAAAACCTATCAGCGGCGGATATTATATTGAAGGATCTGTCAGTGAGCCAAAATTTATTAATCCTCTTCTCGCTTCCGATGACATGGATTTGGATTTATCCCGTTTGATTTTTTCCGGACTTTTAGAATATAATAAAAACTTGGAATTAAAACCTGATTTGGCTGAAAATGTTTCGGTCAGCCAAGATAAAAAACAATACACAGTTTGTCTTAAAAAAAATATATTTTGGCATGACGGAGAAAAATTAACCCCTGAAGACATATTATTCACTTTTAATTTGGCTCAAAGTGATGTTTCTAAAAGTCAATTTAAATCCTTGATTAAAGAATCAGAAGCTCAACAGCTTGATGAAAATTGCGTTCAATTTAAATTAAAAAATCCTTCAGACGCTTTTATGTCCGCCCTTGCCTTGGGAATTTTACCAAAACACATTTGGCAAAATATTACACCGGAAATTTTTTCTCAATCAGAATTTAATCTCAAACCAATAGGAAGTGGTCCGTTTCAATTTAAATCTTTAACCCAAGACAGATCTAATGTTATTAAAGTATATACTTTGGAACGCAATGAAAAATTTTACGGACACGTGGCAAATCTACAAGAAATAACTTTTAAAATTTATTCCGATTTCAATCAAGCAGCCAAAGCTTTAAAAAATCAAGAAATTATCGGTCTGGGATATGCTCCTAAAAAAATAAGAGACGAAGTGTCCGGTCTTAAAAATATCAAACATTACCCCCTTAACTTGCCATATTATACTGTTATCTTTTTTAATCTTAAAGATCAAAATTCTCCTTTAAAAGATAAATCTGTTCGAGAAGCATTGGCTTATTTAACACCCAAAAATCAAATTTTTAAAAATGTTTTAAACGAAGAAGGGCAAATTATAGACAGCGCTATCCTCCCTTTTTCTTCCGCTTACAATCCGAATATTACAAAATACAGTTTTAATCCGTCTTTGGCGGAAAAAACTTTAACTCAAGCCGGTTGGCAAAAAAATCAGCGGGGAATTTTTGAAAAAAACGGACAAGAATTGGAAATAACTCTCACTACGGTCAGTCAGCCTGATTTGGAAACAACTGCTAAATTAATTCAAACCGCCTGGCAAGATATCGGCATTAAAATAAAATCAATTACCATTTCACCGGACCAAATTGCTGAAGTTATCAAAGCGCGTAATTTTCAAAGTTTTCTTTATGGCGTTTTGGCTAATTCCGATTCCGATCCTTATTTTCTTTGGCATTCTTCGCAAATCGCGCCTCCGGGTTTGAATTTAAGCGGTTTTAATAATAGAAAGGCTGATGAATTATTGGAAAAAGCGGAAAAAACAAAAGGAAATAATTTAGGTAAAAAATATTGGGGCGACTTTCAAGAAATTATCGCTGAAAATATTCCGGCCGTTTTCTTATACAATACCACTTACAGCTACCTGGTTGATAAAAAAATAAAAGGGATAGATATCAATTATATTCACCGACCATCAGATCGTTTTATCAATATTGAAAATTGGTATATTAAAACAAAGATGGTTTGGAAGTAG
- the trpS gene encoding tryptophan--tRNA ligase, which yields MYNIIMTLFSGVQPTGMLHIGNYFGAIKNWVKLREKYPSIFCIVDYHAITVPYDPKTMQDKILDLAMDYIACGIDPKKSILFVQSQIPEVTELAWILNTITPIGELRRMTQFKEKSQEHSESVNMGLFDYPVLMAADILLYKAGIVPVGEDQVQHLELTREIARRFNKTFGQTFPEPKSILTQGSRIMSLTDPTKKMSKSHGPETYISLSDSPEIIFKKLSTAMTDPARQRKTDPGTPDKCNLYHLHQLVSSSKELDYIAKGCQKAQIGCLECKKLLADNLAKELAPIQKKIKELAKNPEKIKKILADGTERARKIAQKNMIEIKGKMGLL from the coding sequence ATGTATAATATAATCATGACTTTATTCAGCGGAGTACAACCGACCGGAATGCTCCATATCGGAAATTATTTTGGAGCAATTAAAAATTGGGTAAAACTTCGAGAAAAATATCCAAGCATTTTTTGTATTGTTGATTATCATGCCATCACTGTGCCTTATGACCCGAAAACAATGCAAGATAAAATTTTAGATTTGGCCATGGATTACATCGCCTGCGGTATTGACCCAAAAAAATCAATTCTTTTTGTTCAATCGCAAATTCCGGAAGTAACCGAATTGGCTTGGATTTTAAATACGATTACTCCGATTGGCGAACTTCGCCGCATGACTCAATTTAAAGAAAAAAGCCAAGAACATTCGGAAAGCGTCAATATGGGGCTTTTTGATTATCCAGTTTTAATGGCTGCTGATATTTTGCTTTATAAGGCGGGAATTGTCCCGGTTGGCGAAGATCAGGTCCAACATTTGGAATTAACCAGAGAAATTGCCAGAAGATTCAATAAAACATTCGGTCAAACGTTTCCCGAGCCAAAATCAATTTTAACTCAAGGATCGCGAATTATGAGTTTGACTGATCCGACCAAAAAAATGTCAAAATCTCACGGTCCGGAAACTTATATTTCTTTATCCGATTCGCCGGAAATTATTTTTAAAAAACTTTCCACTGCCATGACTGATCCGGCTCGTCAGAGAAAAACCGATCCTGGCACGCCTGACAAATGCAACCTTTATCATCTCCATCAATTGGTTTCTTCTTCAAAAGAATTGGATTATATTGCCAAAGGCTGTCAAAAAGCGCAAATCGGCTGTTTGGAATGTAAAAAATTATTAGCTGATAATTTAGCCAAAGAATTGGCGCCAATCCAGAAAAAAATAAAAGAACTGGCAAAAAATCCGGAGAAAATAAAAAAAATTCTGGCTGACGGAACTGAGCGAGCCAGAAAGATTGCGCAAAAAAACATGATTGAAATCAAGGGAAAAATGGGATTGTTATAA
- the secG gene encoding preprotein translocase subunit SecG has translation MSTSQILNIVQIVVSAVLISGVLLQARGGGASGLFGGGGGGDVYHTKRGLEKIIFAITAVAAVAFLILGVVQLIIAK, from the coding sequence ATGTCTACATCTCAAATTCTCAACATTGTTCAAATCGTCGTTTCCGCTGTTCTTATCAGTGGAGTGCTTTTGCAAGCAAGAGGCGGAGGTGCGTCAGGATTATTCGGCGGAGGCGGTGGCGGTGATGTTTATCACACCAAACGAGGACTTGAAAAAATTATCTTCGCGATTACTGCCGTAGCCGCAGTTGCCTTTCTCATCTTGGGAGTGGTTCAATTAATTATCGCCAAGTAA